The following are encoded in a window of Prevotella melaninogenica genomic DNA:
- a CDS encoding nucleoside kinase has protein sequence MIMRQVLHIRCKNNKKTQEVPIGSTLSDIYKEINLQMPYGPVSAKVNNKVEGLHYRVYHNKDVEFLDLLTPSGIRTYTRSLFMVLCKAVHDLYTGSQVVIDIPVSNGYYCNLQLGHEITAEDVDRIRTRMQEIIDAKMPIQRYETTTEEAVKMFTELGDIQKAKLLKSSGSLYCVYYVLDDYKDYYYGSMLTNTSQLHLFGLEPYFDGVLLRIPSTQDPSKLGELIRQDKMFEVFKEHHKWQSILGIKTVGDFNEAVKNGLATDLINVSEALQEKKISQIADTIAERKEIKVVLIAGPSSSGKTTFCKRLSVQLLASGVKPVQISLDDYFVNRAETPKDENGELDYESIYALNIPLINEQFNALFRGEEVELPKYNFQTGMSEKSGKKLHLGENNILLVEGIHALNPALTEQIADDKKFKIYASALTTILLDDHNYIPTTDNRLLRRIVRDYKYRGCSAQETIHRWPSVRAGENKWIFPYQEQADVMFNTAMLFELAVIKPQAEEVLEQVPENCEEYAEAYRLRKFLKYFAPLPFRNLPPTSLLREFLGGSSFKY, from the coding sequence ATGATTATGAGACAAGTACTGCATATCCGTTGCAAAAATAATAAAAAAACTCAAGAAGTCCCAATTGGAAGTACACTTTCTGACATTTATAAAGAAATTAATCTTCAAATGCCTTATGGACCAGTGAGTGCAAAAGTGAATAATAAGGTGGAAGGACTCCATTATCGTGTCTATCATAATAAGGATGTAGAGTTCCTCGATTTGCTTACTCCATCAGGTATTCGCACTTACACCCGCTCGCTCTTTATGGTGCTCTGCAAGGCTGTTCACGACCTCTATACGGGTAGTCAAGTGGTGATTGATATCCCTGTTTCAAATGGTTACTACTGCAACTTGCAGCTCGGACACGAGATTACAGCAGAGGATGTTGACCGTATCCGTACACGAATGCAGGAGATTATCGACGCTAAAATGCCTATCCAGCGTTACGAAACAACAACCGAGGAGGCGGTAAAGATGTTCACTGAGTTAGGCGATATACAAAAGGCTAAACTCCTTAAAAGCAGCGGTAGCCTTTATTGTGTCTATTATGTGCTTGACGATTATAAGGATTATTACTATGGTTCGATGCTTACCAACACGAGCCAACTTCATCTCTTTGGGTTGGAGCCTTACTTTGATGGAGTCCTCTTGCGCATTCCTTCCACACAAGACCCTTCTAAATTAGGTGAATTGATACGCCAAGACAAGATGTTCGAGGTGTTCAAAGAGCATCATAAATGGCAGAGTATCTTAGGTATTAAGACGGTGGGTGACTTCAACGAAGCGGTGAAGAATGGACTGGCAACCGACCTTATCAATGTCAGTGAGGCACTGCAAGAAAAGAAGATATCGCAGATTGCCGATACGATTGCTGAACGAAAAGAGATAAAGGTAGTACTCATTGCCGGACCATCTTCGAGCGGTAAGACAACATTCTGTAAACGTCTTTCTGTCCAACTATTAGCAAGTGGTGTGAAACCAGTACAGATTTCCTTAGATGACTACTTCGTTAACAGGGCGGAAACACCAAAAGATGAGAATGGAGAACTTGATTACGAGAGTATCTATGCACTGAATATTCCACTTATCAATGAGCAGTTTAATGCTCTTTTCCGTGGTGAAGAGGTGGAATTACCGAAGTATAATTTCCAAACCGGAATGAGTGAAAAGAGCGGTAAAAAGCTGCATCTTGGAGAGAATAACATACTACTTGTGGAAGGTATTCACGCACTCAACCCAGCACTGACAGAGCAGATTGCAGACGATAAGAAGTTTAAAATCTACGCATCTGCCCTCACTACAATCCTGTTAGACGACCACAACTATATCCCAACAACCGACAATCGTCTGCTTCGTCGTATTGTTCGCGATTACAAGTATCGTGGTTGTTCTGCACAAGAAACCATTCACCGCTGGCCAAGTGTGCGTGCTGGTGAGAACAAGTGGATTTTTCCTTATCAAGAGCAGGCAGATGTAATGTTCAATACAGCAATGCTTTTTGAGCTTGCTGTCATCAAACCGCAAGCGGAAGAAGTATTGGAACAGGTGCCTGAGAACTGCGAGGAATATGCAGAAGCTT